Proteins from a genomic interval of Oncorhynchus clarkii lewisi isolate Uvic-CL-2024 chromosome 13, UVic_Ocla_1.0, whole genome shotgun sequence:
- the LOC139364631 gene encoding 1-phosphatidylinositol 4,5-bisphosphate phosphodiesterase delta-3-A-like isoform X2 yields the protein MMHGSNMVKVRSQKWQKSRSLRLLEDGVTVWCESTKSSRKAKAQQTFSVTEVECVREGCQSEALRRLSGSVPENQCFTVVFRGARKSLDLLCPCEEEARHWVRGIRTLKERVANMTQKEKLDHWIRGYLRRADENDDGKMSYDEVKRLLQMINIDLNEQYARSLFKKADRSCDGRLDHVEIEEFCRELMRRPELDAVFRHYSGNGCVLSTAELRDFLGDQGEDASLIHAQSLIRTYELNDWAQNNQFMTQNGFTMYMLSQENDVFNPDHARVHQDMTRPLAHYFISSSHNTYLTKDQVTSASSAEPYIRALNQGCRCVELDCWDGDKGEPVIYHGHTLTSKVPFKEVIETIAQYAFKASPYPLILSLENHCTVEQQTVMARHLRTILGKRLLTKPLNDQTLKDLPSPEELRGRILVKGKKDVHHLNQLGKTSSFDTSSDDEASSNNKKDKKDPAKAVSSKLSPELSELVVYCRSVPFRGFQHSAQKPPDEMSSFNENDALKHIKDTGKLFVRHNSRQLSRIYPSGQRLQSSNYDPQDMWNGGCSMVALNFQTPGEQMDLNQGRFLPNGRCGYILKPSFLCSPSSNFNPEITGGGPGHIPTQLTIRIISAQQLPKINTDKPNSIVDPQVLVEIHGVAIDKSRDKTHRIDNNGFNPRWDSTLSFQLQVPELALVRFVVEDHDHKAKNDFVGQYTLPFTSLRTGYRHVHLLKADGSSLSPSTLFIHVKVSRKGVPIKTVSERMLLAKSEGKA from the exons TCTCGGTCACAGAGGTGGAGTGTGTGCGTGAGGGCTGCCAGTCTGAGGCTCTGCGGAGACTATCCGGGTCGGTACCAGAGAATCAGTGCTTCACGGTGGTGTTCAGAGGAGCCAGGAAGAGTTTGGACCTCCTCTGCCCCTGTGAGGAGGAGGCGAGGCACTGGGTCCGAGGGATACGCACGCTGAAGGAGCGTGTGGCCAACATGACCCAGAAGGAGAAACTGGACCA CTGGATCCGTGGCTACCTGAGACGGGCTGATGAGAACGACGATGGGAAGATGAGTTACGACGAGGTCAAACGCTTGCTGCAGATGATCAACATAGACCTGAATGAACAGTACGCGCGCTCGCTATTCAAG AAAGCTGACCGGTCGTGCGACGGCCGTCTGGACCACGTAGAGATCGAGGAGTTCTGCAGGGAGCTGATGAGGCGTCCGGAGCTGGACGCGGTGTTCAGACACTACTCTGGTAACGGCTGTGTTCTGTCCACCGCTGAGCTGAGAGACTTCCTGGGAGACCAGGGGGAGGACGCGTCACTGATCCATGCTCAGAGCCTCATCCGCACCTACGAGCTCAACGACTGGG CCCAGAACAACCAGTTCATGACCCAGAATGGTTTCACCATGTACATGCTGTCCCAGGAGAACGATGTGTTTAACCCCGACCACGCCAGGGTGCACCAGGACATGACCAGACCTCTGGCCCACTACTTCATCTCATCCTCACACAACACCTACCTCACCAAGGACCAGGTCACCAGCGCCAGCAGCGCCGAGCCATACATCAG AGCTCTGAACCAGGGCTGTCGCTGTGTGGAGCTGGATTGTTGGGACGGGGACAAAGGAGAGCCTGTCATCTACCATGGACACACCCTTACTTCTAAGGTGCCCTTCAAAGAGGTAATCGAGACCATCGCCCAGTATGCCTTCAAG GCCTCCCCGTACCCCCTGATCCTGTCCCTTGAGAACCACTGTACGGTGGAGCAGCAGACAGTCATGGCCAGGCACCTGCGCACCATCCTGGGCAAGAGGCTGCTCACCAAGCCCCTCAACGACCAGACTCTGAAGGACCTGCCCTCTCCTGAG GAGCTTAGGGGTCGTATCCTGGTGAAGGGGAAGAAGGATGTTCATCACCTGAACCAGCTGGGGAAGACCAGCAGCTTTGATACCAGCTCGGACGACGAGGCATCAAGCAACAACAAAAAGGACAAAAAGGACCCTGCCAAG GCGGTCTCATCTAAGCTGAGCCCAGAGCTGTCTGAACTGGTGGTGTACTGTCGAAGTGTCCCCTTCCGCGGGTTCCAACACTCTGCCCAGAAACCACCCGATGAGATGTCATCCTTCAATGAGAATGACGCCCTCAAACACATCAAGGACACAG GAAAGCTGTTTGTCAGACATAACAGCAGGCAGCTGAGCCGGATCTACCCCTCCGGGCAGCGCCTCCAATCCTCCAACTACGACCCCCAGGATATGTGGAACGGCGGCTGCTCGATGG tggctCTGAATTTCCAGACTCCAGGGGAGCAGATGGATCTGAACCAGGGCCGTTTCCTGCCTAACGGCCGCTGTGGATACATCCTCAAGCCCAGCTTCCTGTGCAGCCCCAGCTCCAACTTCAACCCAGAGATCACAGGAGGCGGGCCAGGACACATCCCCACACAACTCACCATACGG ATAATATCAGCACAGCAGCTCCCTAAGATCAACACAGACAAGCCCAACTCCATTGTGGACCCACAGGTGTTGGTGGAAATTCACGGGGTGGCCATTGATAAATCCCGAGACAAAACCCACCGAATCGACAACAATG GTTTTAACCCACGCTGGGACAGCACTTTGAGCTTCCAGCTGCAGGTCCCTGAGCTGGCCCTGGTACGCTTTGTAGTGGAAGACCATGACCACAAAGCCAAGAACGACTTTGTGGGCCAGTACACCTTGCCCTTCACCAGCCTCCGTACAG GTTACCGCCATGTCCACTTGCTGAAGGCAGATGGCTCCAGCCTCTCTCCTTCAACCCTTTTCATCCATGTCAAGGTGTCCCGTAAGGGGGTCCCCATCAAGACTGTGTCTGAGCGCATGCTCTTGGCTAAGAGCGAGGGCAAAGCATGA